The proteins below come from a single Rhodococcus sp. WMMA185 genomic window:
- the murC gene encoding UDP-N-acetylmuramate--L-alanine ligase produces the protein MTDLPPDLERVHMVGIGGAGMSGIARILLARGGQVSGSDAKESRGVLALRARGAEIRIGHDAGALDILPGGPTAVVTTHGAIPKDNPELVEAGRRGIPVILRPTVLASLMRGHRTVLVSGTHGKTSTTSMVVVALQHCVFDPSFAVGGELNEAGTNAHHGSGDVFVAEADESDGSLLQYDPDVVVVTNIEADHLDHFGTPEAYTQVFDDFAARLSPGGLLVACLDDPGSAALARRVAAKQLPGVRVLGYGSAEVADGAFDPVDGVEVGARLLGFEPRDVGGVLQFQLAGEQASRTVRMGVPGRHMALNALAAVLAAREAGADVDEILEGIAGFGGVHRRFQFTGREHGVRVFDDYAHHPTEVRAVLGAAADLVLQPQEADRGESEDQVRRGKVIVVFQPHLYSRTATFAGEFGKALDLADEVVVLDVYGAREEPLPGVSGALVAQAVSKPVHYQPDLSQVPRQVAALASPGDVVITMGAGDVTMLGNQILDALRAAPRHNLRR, from the coding sequence ATGACCGATTTGCCCCCGGACTTGGAACGCGTCCACATGGTCGGGATCGGCGGGGCCGGAATGTCCGGAATCGCACGGATCCTGCTGGCCCGGGGCGGACAGGTTTCCGGATCCGATGCAAAGGAGAGCCGCGGCGTACTGGCGCTTCGTGCTCGTGGTGCGGAGATCCGCATTGGCCATGACGCCGGGGCGCTCGACATTCTGCCCGGTGGCCCGACAGCAGTGGTCACCACGCACGGTGCGATACCCAAGGACAATCCCGAACTCGTGGAGGCGGGCCGTCGCGGAATTCCGGTGATCTTGCGTCCCACGGTCCTCGCATCCTTGATGCGGGGACATCGCACCGTGCTGGTGTCGGGCACTCACGGGAAGACATCGACGACGTCGATGGTGGTGGTCGCATTGCAGCATTGTGTGTTCGATCCGTCGTTCGCTGTCGGCGGTGAATTGAATGAGGCGGGCACCAACGCCCATCACGGCAGCGGCGACGTATTCGTGGCCGAGGCCGACGAGAGCGACGGTTCGCTGCTCCAGTACGACCCCGATGTCGTCGTCGTGACGAACATCGAGGCCGACCATCTCGACCACTTCGGCACCCCTGAGGCGTATACGCAGGTATTCGACGACTTCGCTGCCCGGCTCTCACCGGGCGGCCTTCTCGTTGCCTGCCTCGACGACCCCGGGTCAGCGGCGCTCGCTCGGCGGGTGGCTGCAAAGCAACTACCGGGGGTACGGGTACTCGGGTACGGCAGCGCCGAGGTCGCCGACGGTGCATTCGATCCGGTCGACGGCGTCGAGGTCGGTGCGCGACTGCTCGGCTTCGAGCCCAGGGACGTCGGCGGAGTCCTGCAATTCCAGTTGGCTGGAGAACAGGCGTCGAGGACCGTTCGGATGGGGGTGCCGGGCCGGCACATGGCGCTCAACGCCTTGGCCGCGGTGCTCGCGGCACGCGAAGCCGGTGCCGACGTGGACGAGATCCTCGAGGGCATCGCTGGATTCGGGGGAGTGCACCGGCGGTTCCAGTTCACCGGGCGTGAACACGGGGTCCGCGTGTTCGACGACTACGCGCATCACCCCACCGAGGTCCGCGCCGTACTCGGTGCTGCAGCCGACCTGGTTCTGCAACCTCAGGAGGCCGACCGCGGCGAGTCCGAAGACCAGGTGCGAAGGGGCAAGGTCATCGTGGTGTTTCAGCCTCACCTGTACTCCCGCACAGCAACATTCGCGGGGGAATTCGGGAAAGCACTCGATCTTGCGGACGAAGTCGTCGTGCTCGACGTTTATGGCGCCAGGGAAGAACCGTTGCCTGGTGTCAGCGGCGCGCTGGTCGCGCAGGCGGTGTCCAAGCCGGTGCACTATCAGCCCGATCTGTCACAGGTCCCGCGCCAGGTCGCGGCTCTCGCGTCGCCCGGAGACGTTGTGATCACAATGGGTGCCGGTGACGTGACGATGCTGGGCAACCAGATCCTCGATGCGCTTCGTGCGGCGCCGCGCCACAACCTCCGGCGATGA
- the ftsW gene encoding putative lipid II flippase FtsW: MTSAGSRTRRASGGQRPRVRESAAPRTARQASSGPKTRKPPPRPPRTRIGTWLARPLASFHLVLTIAALLTVLGLVMVLSSSSVEAYASDGSAYTLFTRQVSFAGLGAILFYVALQLPIRLLRRLSFFAFAGTVVLLILVLIPGIGTELGGTRGWFVVAGFGLQPSEVAKIALAVWGAHLLASRRPDVSSVKGMLVPLVPAALVVLVLILLQPDLGTTVSLAIIVLALLWFAGLPLKLFIAIVGTGFVGTVILALTAGYRSARMREFFNPGTDPQGVGYQSRQAMYSLADGGFLGRGLGQSRAKWSYLPNAHNDFIFAIIGEELGYVGGAAVLGLFGLFVYTGLRIAARSVDPFLRLLTGTATVWITGQAFINVGYVIGLLPVTGLQLPLVSAGGTSTATTLFMFGLVANAARHEPEAVAALNAGQDTRFGRLLRKPDVYSPVRAATARAVAVRRAEADRRADREAAVRTRRVSYGKGRPASGGKGRTPERGVRGQRSSGGRAEERGFRR, translated from the coding sequence ATGACCTCCGCCGGATCGCGGACCCGCCGGGCTTCCGGCGGTCAACGGCCCCGCGTTCGCGAGAGCGCCGCGCCAAGGACGGCTCGTCAAGCATCGTCCGGTCCCAAGACACGCAAGCCACCGCCACGTCCGCCGCGCACCCGGATCGGGACCTGGTTGGCTCGTCCGCTGGCCTCGTTCCACCTCGTTTTGACCATCGCCGCTCTGTTGACCGTGCTCGGCCTCGTGATGGTGCTGTCGTCCTCGAGCGTCGAGGCGTACGCCTCCGACGGTTCGGCGTACACCCTGTTCACACGGCAGGTGTCCTTCGCGGGTCTCGGTGCCATCCTCTTCTATGTGGCGCTGCAGCTTCCCATCCGGCTGCTGCGCCGATTGTCGTTCTTCGCGTTTGCCGGCACGGTCGTCCTTCTCATCCTGGTTCTGATTCCCGGCATCGGCACGGAACTCGGTGGCACCCGCGGCTGGTTCGTCGTCGCCGGATTCGGGCTGCAGCCCTCGGAAGTGGCGAAGATCGCGCTGGCGGTCTGGGGTGCGCATCTTCTGGCCTCGCGGCGCCCCGACGTCTCGAGCGTGAAGGGCATGCTCGTTCCGCTCGTTCCGGCGGCGCTTGTGGTCCTCGTGCTGATTCTCCTGCAGCCCGACCTCGGAACGACCGTCTCCCTCGCCATCATCGTGCTGGCGTTGCTGTGGTTCGCGGGACTGCCGCTCAAATTGTTCATAGCGATCGTCGGCACCGGTTTCGTCGGCACCGTGATCCTGGCGCTGACCGCCGGTTATCGATCCGCACGAATGCGCGAGTTCTTCAACCCGGGCACAGATCCCCAGGGTGTCGGCTATCAGTCTCGACAGGCGATGTACTCGCTCGCCGACGGCGGATTCCTCGGGCGTGGTTTGGGGCAGAGTCGCGCGAAGTGGAGTTATCTGCCGAACGCTCACAACGACTTCATCTTCGCGATCATCGGGGAAGAACTCGGGTACGTCGGCGGCGCGGCGGTGCTCGGATTGTTCGGCCTGTTCGTCTACACCGGACTCCGTATCGCCGCCCGATCGGTGGATCCGTTTCTGCGGTTGCTCACCGGTACGGCCACCGTGTGGATCACCGGCCAGGCCTTCATCAATGTGGGATACGTGATCGGGCTGCTGCCGGTAACCGGATTGCAGTTGCCCCTGGTCTCCGCGGGCGGAACGTCGACGGCCACTACCTTGTTCATGTTCGGCCTCGTCGCCAACGCAGCGCGGCATGAACCGGAGGCCGTCGCGGCGCTGAACGCGGGCCAGGACACCCGATTCGGCAGACTCCTGAGAAAGCCGGATGTGTACTCGCCGGTGCGTGCCGCCACCGCGCGGGCGGTCGCGGTCCGGCGTGCGGAGGCCGATCGGCGCGCCGATCGTGAGGCGGCTGTGCGTACCCGCAGGGTCTCATACGGGAAGGGCCGACCCGCATCGGGTGGGAAGGGTCGCACACCAGAACGGGGTGTGCGTGGACAGCGAAGCTCGGGTGGCCGAGCAGAAGAGCGAGGATTTCGTAGGTGA
- the murG gene encoding undecaprenyldiphospho-muramoylpentapeptide beta-N-acetylglucosaminyltransferase: MSGDNSVLSVIVAGGGTAGHIEPALAVADAIKAIDDSVMVTAIGTPRGLETTLVPERGYPLELIPPVPLPRKPSLDLLRLPGRLRESVRRTREVLDETEADVIVGFGGYVSVPAYLAAGRGGLRRRRRIPIVVHEANASAGIANKIGARRAARVLAAVPDSGVAARGRAEAEVIGIPVRASIAGLDRAALRAQAREYFGLPAEGPVLLVFGGSQGARSLNDAVSAAAGSLGSAGVAVIHAHGPKNTVEVPATVGAPPYVAVPYLSRMDLAYSAADVAICRSGAMTVAEVSAVGLPAVYVPLPHGNGEQELNARPVVAAGGGMIVGDGDLSAGFIAETVIPLLRDPVRLADMGRRAAGAGHRSAAAEVARIVLDVAVLTRGTR, from the coding sequence GTGAGCGGCGACAATTCCGTCCTGTCGGTGATCGTGGCCGGTGGTGGTACCGCCGGGCATATCGAACCCGCTCTGGCAGTGGCCGATGCCATCAAGGCGATCGACGACAGCGTGATGGTAACTGCAATCGGTACCCCGCGTGGACTCGAAACCACCCTGGTCCCCGAGCGGGGGTACCCGCTCGAGCTCATTCCCCCGGTGCCCTTGCCGCGCAAACCCTCGCTCGATCTGCTGCGGCTTCCGGGCCGGCTCCGGGAGTCGGTGCGGCGTACACGTGAGGTGCTCGACGAGACGGAAGCCGACGTGATCGTCGGATTCGGAGGCTACGTCTCCGTGCCCGCGTACTTGGCCGCCGGTCGGGGGGGACTCCGGCGGCGGCGGCGGATTCCGATCGTGGTCCACGAGGCGAACGCGAGTGCCGGAATCGCGAACAAGATCGGGGCCCGGCGTGCCGCACGCGTACTCGCCGCGGTCCCCGATTCCGGTGTCGCTGCGCGCGGGCGCGCTGAAGCTGAGGTCATTGGAATCCCGGTGCGGGCATCGATCGCCGGTCTGGACCGGGCGGCGCTTCGGGCGCAGGCACGCGAGTACTTCGGGCTCCCAGCGGAGGGCCCGGTCCTGTTGGTCTTCGGGGGCTCGCAAGGCGCACGGTCGCTCAACGACGCGGTGTCGGCCGCGGCAGGGTCGCTCGGCTCGGCCGGTGTGGCGGTCATTCACGCGCACGGGCCGAAGAACACTGTCGAAGTTCCGGCGACGGTGGGCGCCCCACCCTACGTGGCGGTTCCGTATCTGTCGCGGATGGATCTCGCGTATTCGGCGGCGGACGTCGCAATCTGCCGCTCCGGTGCGATGACAGTGGCAGAGGTGTCGGCCGTGGGTCTTCCGGCGGTGTATGTACCCCTGCCGCACGGGAACGGCGAGCAGGAATTGAATGCGCGACCGGTCGTCGCGGCCGGGGGTGGCATGATCGTTGGCGATGGAGATCTGTCCGCCGGGTTCATCGCGGAGACCGTGATCCCCTTGCTGCGTGATCCCGTGCGACTCGCGGACATGGGACGCCGTGCGGCCGGGGCGGGTCACCGGAGCGCAGCCGCTGAGGTTGCGCGGATCGTGCTCGACGTAGCCGTGCTGACAAGGGGAACCCGATGA